GATTCCACCAGAGTCGGGGGGCGACGACCCAACGAGGCCGGGGGGACGGACTCCTCCAGAGCCAAAAGGCGGGGGCCCGGCATGGCCGGGGAGGCCGACTCCTCCTGAGTCGGCAGAGGGAACGCCGAGGGCGGCGAGGCAGCACGCGACGAAGGCGCAGCCGCGCCCGAACGGCGAGGCGGTGGGAGCGCAAGGGCTCCACGAGGCCTGCGAGGAGAGGCGTCCAGAGGTGGCGAGGGACGCGATGCAGCCTGCTGAAACGGAAAAACAACCTCATCAAAATACACGTGCCAAGACACGATCACACGATGGGACTCCGGGTCGTAGCAACGGAAACCTTTGGTGTTTGGTtggtagccaagaaaaacacaagcGATAGAGCGAGGCGCAAGCTTGTGCGGTGTCGTGGCGGTGATATTGGGATAACAAAGGCAACCGAAAACATGAAGATCATCGTATGACGGAGGTGACCCAAATAAGAGGTGATGAGGGGTGTAGTTCCACCGGGGTTTGCAAGGCCGGATGTTAAGGAGAAGAGTAGCTGTGGCGAGGGCATCGGGCCAAAACCTCGCCGGCATGTGTGCGTGGAAGAGCAAGGCGCGAACACTCTCGTTAAGAGTGCGGAGAACACGTTCGGCACGACCATTTTGCTGAGATGTGTATGGACATGTGAGACGAAAAATTGTGCCATGAGAGGATAAAAGAGTGCGAATGGCGAGGTTATCAAATTCCTTTCCGTTGTCGGTTTGGAGGTGAGCAATGGTGCGGTGAAAGTGGGTGGCAACATAGGCGTAAAAGGCATGAAGAGAGAAAGCGACGTCGGATTTGCGGCGCAACGGAAAGGTCCAAGTAAAGTGAGAAAAATCATCCAGAATGACAAGGTAATATGATAAACCCGAATTGCTAGGCACGGGAGATGTCCACACATCACAATGAAGAACATCAAAAGGGAAAGTAGCAATGGATGATGAAGTTGAAAACGGCAAACGAACGTGTTTTCCTACGCGACATGCATGACAAGTGTGTGCTGCCGATTTATTACATGAAAAGGGAAAAGTCTGCAAAATTTTATGAAGAGCGTCGGCGCCGGGATGGCCAAGGCGAGCATGCCAGAGAGACACATCGGCGTGGAGGGCGACGGGACCACTGCTTGTCGTTTGGCCACACGGGTAAAGATCGCCGGGGGAGTCACATCGGTGCAGAACCTTCCGGGAGTGGGCATCCTTGACAGAAAAACCATGTTTGTCAAAGTCAACAGTAACAGGATGTTCACGAGTAAGAGTGCGGACAGAACATAAATTTTTGATTAAGGATGGAGACACAAGTACGTTATGGAGAGGGAGGGAAGAtgatgagagagggagggaggatgcACCGTGGTGGGTGATGGGAAGAGTGGATCCATCACCGACGACGATGCGAGAAGACAGAGGGTACGGGGAGACACGAGAGAGGATACCGGGGTTGGACGCCATATGAGCAGCGGCGCCTGTGTCCATGTACCAGTCCCCGCCGCCAGAGTAGttgcttggggaaggggcggcgtggAGGGCGGCTAGGAGCGCCGGGTCGTAGGTGTAGCCGGTCGGTGCAGCGCCGTAGGAGGATGACGAAGCAGCCCCGGGAGCCATGGCCCCGGTGTACGCCGAAGAACCGCCGAGTCCGGGACCTCCGGGCGCGGCCAGGAGAGCCTGATGAAGACCCGGGCGAGGGCCAAGTATGCCCGGAGCGGGTGCCCGCGGAAGGGGCATCGAGTAGGCGTGCACCACCCCCGTCCAGGGGTTGTACCCCGTGAGCCAGGGCGGGGGCGCCGCGGCCTGAGCAGGAGCGGGCGGGGCCGCCTGGCGGGGCTGGGTGCCGCCGTTGCGGCCGCGGCCGTCGCGACCTCCCCGCCTCTTCTGGCAGCCCTGGTCAGGGGCGGCGGGCGGTGGTGGAGCCGTGGCGCGAGGAGGCTGCGGGAGGGCGGGGATGCCCTTGGTGGTGCCGGCGTGGAGggcggcgagaggagcttgccgcgccgcGTGACGAAGGCGCTTTTCCTCCATGCGAAGGTACGTGACCGCCTTGGCGTACGTCGGcgtgaggagggagaggttggcggCGGACTGGCCGAGGTCGGGGTGGAGGCCGCGAAGGAGGTTGGTGAGGAGGACGGAGTCGTCGATGTTCATGCCGACATCGCGGAGTTCGTCTGCAAGAACCTTCATCCGCGTGCAGTACTCGTCGATCGAAAGATCGTTTTGCTGCATGGTGAAAAAATCACCTTGGAGGAAGACGCGGCGTTGGAGTTGATTGTCGAGGAAGAGATCGCACAGCCGTGTCCACAAGGTGTACGCCGACAGATCGCGGGAGTTCACCATGTTGAAGAGGCCGGGAGAGATGGTGAGGAAGAGCCACTTGACGATGCAGGCGTCCACAGCGAGCCACTCGTCGTCGTCCTTCATGTCGGTGTAGTCGACGCTCCCGTCAACGTGCTCGATGAGACGGTAGGAGCGGAACAATAGCGCAAAGTACGTGCGCCATGCGTTGTAGGACGGCGAGTCGAGGTTGAGTATGACCGGAACATGGTCCTTGATGTGGATCTCGTTGAGGCGGTCGGAGGcgaacgtggtgccggagaaggagccggcgtcGGAGGCAGAGGGTTTGGCCATGGAGATGGTTGGGGGTTTTGGGTGAGAGGGGTAGAGCGGCGGCGGCTATAGGAGGTACAGAGGAGCGGTGGCGGCGATTAGGGTTTTGGGAGGGAGAGGTGGCGGCAGGAGGAGAGGGTGCGGCGGGagtagaggcggcggcggcggcgagtgctaggcgcggcggcggcggcaggaggagTTGGCGCGGCGGCGTCTAGGGCTAGGCGCGGCGGCGACGGGTTGCGGAAGCGATAGGATCACggtaaaactgataccatgtagaagactataggatgcaactcaattgtattcCATCGGAGTCGGTTACATTATATACAAGAGGTGTCTTGCGTGACAAGCCAACTAACTCTACAATATCTCTAGAGATCAATCTATACAAGGTTAGAGATAAGAGAGAATCAGTCGGAAATAAATACAAGGATATCACGTTTCAACAGCGGCCGCATCCTCACGCGAGGGTCCCTATCCCTGCAGCAGCTCAGCTGCCTAGCTGCATGATGCAACTTGGCCGGGGAACACCACCCCCATAACAATGGTGCGCgctctcttatatatactccacgaCCAGAGCAGAGAGTGACAGACACGAATAGCAGCTACCACAGGCATCAACCCATTAGCTTGAAACAGCGGCCGGACGAACTCATCTCTGATCGTCGACAGAGCTGGGTGGGTGGGCATCGTCTCTCTCTCATTTACTTCATCAACCATGGGCCGTCCTGATTCGGAGGCGCCGACGTCGAGCATCGCCGCGCGGCTGGCTGCTCTCCACGACCACGCCCACGGAcacgggggaggcgcggcggcgccgTCGGCTGCAGGATCGGCCTTCGACGCCAACGTGGTGATCATCCTTGCCGCGCTCTTCTTCGCGCAGCTCTTCGCCATCGGGCTCAACTCGCTGGCGCGGTGCGCGCTCCGGTACGTGGGCCGCGGGGCCACGGCAGCCGCCGCCGGCGAGGGCGGGGCCACGGCGCGGGGTGCCTGCCGCGGAGGCGGCGGCATCAAGAGGCGCGTGATCAGGAGCCTCCCCGTGGAGGTGTACGGCTCCGGGGAAGTCATCGACGACGTGTGCGCCATATGCCTCGGCGAGTTCGTCGACGGCGAGAAGGTGCGCGTGCTGCCGCAGTGCGGTCACGGGTTCCACGTCCGGTGCGTCGACGCATGGCTGGTGTCCCACAGCTCGTGCCCGACGTGCAGGCGGCCGGTGACCACGGGCGCACCCCCgaagggcggcgacggcgacattgGCCATAACCAGTGTCCCGCAGAGACGGGCACGATCACCGTGGTCATCGAGTGAGTTCATAGCGCAACGAAGCACGCCATTGCCGGTACTGCACCACAAGGGAGTAGAATTCTGCATGCGCAAGCTCTTGTAGAATCATCCCGCGACGGTTTCAATGCTCGTGCTGCTTGTAGCGTGTTGCTGAAACATATCAAGTGCTCATTTGCTCACCGTAAATATTTGACGGCGAAAATGCTTTATACTAACATATTTACTTTCGGAAATcggaaaggaagataacacttggcCTACGCATCAAATATGCACACATCCATATATTTTTAGTTATTTAACTATATTATAGGCGAGGCCTAGGAATCTTGGCTTATGGAAAAACAAGGCCATTCAAAATGATCGGCCTCACGATAGGATCTCTACAATCCTACCACAAACCCAATTCAAGAAGAGATTTCGGTATGTGCACCGACGTCAACGAGTTCAACTAAAGGTCTAGCATGTGATTTTCATCCTTGGAGTCAATCTTAGAGCCAACACTTTCAACTAGGGTGTTTCGCCTGCACGCCAACAATATCTGATCTAGCAAACGAGGAGATCATGGGTTCACCCCGAGTATACACATACGCGTCGTCGAATTCATCACTGCCAGCAACCTCTCTGCCAGCCAACGACATCCCACAAGCTAAATCTTGGTGCTGAGAAAGCCCCAAAACCGCCACACCACCGGAGAAGACGCCGAATGCAAATTTAGGACTGCGTCATTTTGCTTCCGGTCCGTGACTCACCTCCTTCGATCCTCATCAATAGAAAAGAAAGAAAGGGGCGCTTGgacgtaagagcatctccaacaggcgcggcaAAACGCGCGTCCGCGCGGTAAAAACAATTTTTCGCGTGCGCTGGTTGGTTCCGCGCACTCCAGCAGTGGTGGGAAGTTACCGCGCGCAGGAAGCGTTTGCGCGCGCGGGAGAAAGCGGCACGCGGCGCGgtagatttggcgcgccgcttcaCACACGTCTATAAAGTCCCGCGCTTCGCCACGCGCACAGAACAGCCACGCGCCCTCCTCCTCGCAACCTCGCCGCTTCGCCGCTTTTcgcgccaccaccgcgccaccatgccgccgcgccgtcAGGGTGCTTCGGGCTTTCGCGGCGTCCGTGAGCGCCCCAACGGCTGGTACTCCGCCGAGATACGGTCCGGCGACGTCCGGCTCGGCCTTGGGACGTTCCGGAGCGCGCGCGAggcggcccgcgcgtacgacgcggcggcgtggcgcttggAGAGGCCCCGGTCGTAGATGGATTTCCGGGACGTCTTCACGCGCGAGGAGGCGCAGCGCCTCGCCCCTCCGCCGAGTATCATCACGGACATGGACCGTGTCGACCACTCTCGGCGGCAGCGCCGTCTCCTCGTCGCCGAAGAGGACGAGCGAGCCTGGCGGAGTGGCGCCGTCGCCACCCAGAGGACGTCGACGCCGAGCGTGCCTACTtggcggagaggacggcaaggcgccgcTCGGAGCGGGCGGACCGGCATCAGAGGAAGGCAGTGGCGAACGAGCAGTGCGACATCGTCTTCGCAGGTGGGAGGTCGTTCTTCACCTCGGACGATGAACGTTGGGACGACATATGGCTCTCAACCTCGGACGACACCGACGagagtgatgatggtgatgatagcTACTTGGAGTAGTTTTCTATCTATGTATGCCGTAGTagtttctatctatctatctatgccgtagtagtatctatctatctatgtatgtcgaactatctatctatctataccgtaGTAGTTGCACCGATGTAAAATATCTTTGTATCGTTTTTTTATCTATGTAATTTTAATTTAGAAAATATTGTAGAAtgagcgcgcgctgcattttaccgCGCCTGCTGGAGCTGCGCGCGCGCGCGGCTGCTGGAGCAAACACTGtgcgccgcgccaaaccaggcgatgggCACGCGCCAAATTCGTTTTTACCGCGCGGCGCGTTGGgcgactgttggagatgctctaaggcggTATTCATTGTGGATCCACTCACACGTACCCGGTGCCATCACCTTGGTCCTTGGTGTCCTCCACCATGGCCCCTGTCAGCGGGATCAGGCCCCTAGGCCAGGCCACACTGCAATGCCACATATGTCATTTCTTCATGAAACTTTGTATGCGAGTAGAATGAACAACCAAGTTTGATACTctgaaatttcagaattttttaattttttctagtatttttttatttaCTATTCATATAGGGTCCATGGCACCTGAGAGTTCTTATGCATTTTAGCCCCTACCTCCCCTTATGTAGGTCGACAAGGGCTAGGGTTATATGGGCCCGAATCGGTTTACATGGCTTGTAGACCAAATAAATGGTATCTAAAGTAGATGTCTTGTAGTACAAGTTAATGATGCGCCTTGAGAAGGACGTATGTCAGGTTGATGGGCCGCCGATGTACACACTGGTGGACCGACTTCCGTTAAGTTGATGTACCATTGTTACATGGCACCGTCAAGGAGCCTTACTACACCATTAAAATGAAGTCACATTTTTTTCTACTTAAAAGGACCCACAGGGTGAGAATGACATGTGACCAAGGCACCAAGAAAGCAAGAACAAAAAACTACAATAGCTCGAAGGCACTATAACTTTGAGGTTAAATTCCTTCTCGGTTGGGAATGTCATCAGGTTAGCACGGCAAGTTCATCATGGAAGATGCGTCGGTTGCTATGCTTTCAAATGATTCAGATGATGTTGGTTGTGATTTTGTTGAAGAAGCACTGGAGAATTGGATATTAAGGGAATCATCGAGGTAGATTCAATATATTAAGAATGGTACAATGGAACATGTATAAGAAACTATTTCATACAAATTCACTGATGCACAATCCAAAGAAACATGTCCTTTGCCTCCGTTCATTTTAAGATGCCAAATGCACGACACTAGCCACTAGGAATGATATGTTAGAAGGACAATATTTGTTAGATGGATCCTTACGAAAATGGTAATTCAAACAACTCTCTTGTGAATTATTTAAAAACTAGCAAGTATGCTAAAGTCAGATAAGTATGGCTTCTCAATGCTTGTGTGAAGGCCACTGTCAACTTGACTGGGAACCTTTGTACTGCTGCACTGGTAAGTATCCCATTGCCACCTTCCACCCTACCACCCTCGGCTGCAGCTGAGGCTGCCATGATCATGCATGGATTTTCCATGCCTTTGTAGTATTTTTTGTGATGAAGAAAACATATTGATGTGCCAATGATTACTGAAGTACAGGGAACTGCTCGGTTAAAAAAAAGTACATGGAACTTATGACAAGATACACTAATTATACATCACATTGTCCAATAAGAATAATATATCAAGCCAATctgttatgtactccctccatttttatttactccgcatattaggtttgtctaaaATCAAACTTTATATACTTTCAACAAGTTTGTTGAAAAGCATATTAACATATACACCATCAAATCAATAGCATTGGATTCATCATTGCATATATTTTCACATCATATAAATTGGTTACTGTAAATGTACATGTTGTTTTCTACAAAACTTGGTCAAACTATATAAGGTTTGACTTCATTCAAAGCTAATATGAGCAGTAAATAAAAATGGCGGGAGTACATAGAGGTAGAA
The sequence above is a segment of the Triticum dicoccoides isolate Atlit2015 ecotype Zavitan chromosome 1A, WEW_v2.0, whole genome shotgun sequence genome. Coding sequences within it:
- the LOC119354263 gene encoding RING-H2 finger protein ATL74-like codes for the protein MGRPDSEAPTSSIAARLAALHDHAHGHGGGAAAPSAAGSAFDANVVIILAALFFAQLFAIGLNSLARCALRYVGRGATAAAAGEGGATARGACRGGGGIKRRVIRSLPVEVYGSGEVIDDVCAICLGEFVDGEKVRVLPQCGHGFHVRCVDAWLVSHSSCPTCRRPVTTGAPPKGGDGDIGHNQCPAETGTITVVIE